The Arcobacter porcinus sequence AATTACTATGGCACTTGCTATTGCTTCAATTTTATCAAATAGAAAAATAAAAGCAGATGTAGCAATGACAGGAGAACTTACATTAAGTGGAAAAGTTCTTCCTATTGGTGGATTAAAAGAGAAATTAATAGCAGCATATAAAGCAAAAATCAAAAAAGCACTAATTCCTAAAAAGAATTTTGAAAGAGATTTAGATGAGCTTCCTGAAGAGGTAAAAAATGCTATTGAGATAAAAGTTGTAAATACAATTGAAGATGTATTAAAAGAGGCATTGGTTTAAAATGACTTTTTCAAAAAGTAAAAATGAGTTCACTGCAACAAATATCTTAATAGCAATTACAATTTTTGCCTATATTGTTCAGATAAATATTGTTGATGGAAATTTACTAATGGGCTTAAATATCTATTTTTTGCTGGGTGAGTTTTATTGGCAACCATTAACAAGTGTATTTTCTCACGGTGGATTAGCTCATCTTGGGATGAATATGTTTGTTTTATGGCAATTTGGAAATATGATAGAGAGATTTATAGGTGTAAAAAATTTCATACTACTATATTTTATTACTGGAATTTTAACTTCACTTTTCTCATTTTTATATATCTATTACTTTGATTTTAGTGTAAATCTTGTAGGAGCAAGTGGTGCTATTTGTGCTATTTTAGGATTTTATGCATATTTTGTGAAAGAA is a genomic window containing:
- a CDS encoding rhomboid family intramembrane serine protease; its protein translation is MTFSKSKNEFTATNILIAITIFAYIVQINIVDGNLLMGLNIYFLLGEFYWQPLTSVFSHGGLAHLGMNMFVLWQFGNMIERFIGVKNFILLYFITGILTSLFSFLYIYYFDFSVNLVGASGAICAILGFYAYFVKEERSAIVTWILLISVAPLLIGLPIAWYAHFIGLIVGFIYAIVFKSFLPKR